The genomic stretch TGGTCGCTGGTGTGGTTCATGACGAAGTCGATGATCACGCGCATGCCGCGCTGGTGGGCAGCGTCCACGAACTCCACGAAGTCGGCGAGGTCACCGAACTCCGGTAGTACGGCAGTGTAGTCGGAGACGTCGTAACCGCCGTCCCTGAGCGGGGACTTGAAGAACGGCGGCAGCCACAGGCAGTCCACGCCGAGCCACTGCAGATAGTCCAGCTTGGCGGTCAGACCCTTCAGGTCGCCGATGCCGTCGCCGTCGCTGTCCTGGAAGGAGCGGACCAGGACCTCGTAGAAGACGGCGCGTTTGAACCACTCCGGGTCCCGGTCCTTGACGGGAGTGTCCTCGAACGTGTCCAGTACGGGTTCGTTGACGGTCATGACGCTGCGGGCCCTCCGATCCGGGGCGTCGATCGCCCGACGTGGAGTACGTGCGCCGGCGCGCTGCCGGGCGTCAGACGCACGTAGTTGGTCCTGCCCCAGTGGTACGTCTCGCCCGTCAGTTCATCGTGTACCGACAGGGCGGCGTGCCAGTCCAGGCCGAGTTGCGGCATGTCCAACGAGACCGTGGCCTCCTGGGTGTGGTGCGGGTCGAGGTTGACGACCACGATGACCGTGTCCGCGCCCGTGCTCTTGCTGTAGGCGAGCACGGAGTCGTTGTCGGTCTGGTGGAAGCGGAGGTTCCGCAGGCGCTGTAGCGCGGGGTGCTCACGCCGGATGGTGTTGAGCTTGGTGACGAGCGGTGCGATGGTACGGCCCTCGCGGGCGGCGGCTTCCCAGTCACGCCTTCTGAGCTGGTACTTCTCCGAGTCGAGGTATTCCTCGCTGCCCTCTCGCAGCGGGGTGTTCTCACACAGTTCGTAGCCGCTGTAGATGCCCCAGGCGGGGGAGAGGGTCGCGGCGAGCACGGCACGCACCTCGAAGGCGGGCCGGCCGCCGTGCTGGAGGTAGGCGTGCAGGATGTCCGGGGTGTTGGCGAAGAAGTTCGGCCGCATGTAGGCCGCCGCCTCGCCCGCCAACTCGCTGGCGTAGTCGGTGAGTTCCCGCTTGCTGTTGCGCCAGGTGAAATAGGTGTACGACTGCTGGAAACCGATCTGGGCCAGAGTGTGCATCATCGCCGGGCGGGTGAACGCCTCGGCCAGGAAGATCACGTCCGGGTCCGGGCCGTTGACCTCGGCGATGACCCGCTCCCAGAAGACGACCGGCTTGGTGTGCGGATTGTCGACCCGGAAGATCCGCACCCCGTGACCCATCCAGTGCCGCAGGACGCGTACCGTCTCGGCGACCAGCCCTTCCAGGTCCGCGTCGAAGGCGACCGGATAGATGTCCTGGTACTTCTTCGGCGGGTTCTCGGCGTAGGCGATCGTGCCGTCGGGCCGGTGGTGGAACCACTCGGGGTGCTTGTGCACCCAGGGATGGTCGGGCGAGCACTGCAACGCGAAGTCGAGGGCTACTTCCAGCCCGAGTGCGCGGGCCTCGCCGACGAAGAAGTCGAAGTCCTCGATCGTGCCGAGGCCGGGGTGGACGCTGTCGTGGCCGCCCTCGGGGGAGCCGATCGCCCAGGGCACGCCGACGTCGTCCGGGCCGGCGGTGAGCGTGTTGTTACGGCCCTTGCGGAAGGTCGTGCCGATCGGGTGGACGGGCGGGAGGTAGACCACGTCGAAGCCCATGTCCGCGATGGGCTTCAGCCGGCGCGCGGCCGTACGGAACGTGCCGTGCGGCTGCTCGGCGGTGCCCTCCGAACGCGGGAAGAACTCGTACCAGGAGCCGTACAGGGCGCGTTCACGCTCCACCAGCAGCGGCATCGGATCGGACGCGGTCACCAAATCCCGCAGCGGGTGCCGGGCCAGCAACGCGTCCACCTCGGGTGACAGGGCTGCCTTCATGCGCTCGTGCACCGGCAGGGAGTCGTCGCCGAGAGCCTGCGCCGCGGCGAGGACCAGGCTTCGCTCCGGGCCCTTCGGCACCCCGGCGGCCGCACGCTCGTACAGCCCGGCGCCCTCCTCCAGCACCACCCCGATGTCGATCCCGGCCGGCACCTTGATCGCGGCGGTGTGCCACCAGGTCGCCAGTGGATGGCTCCAGGCCTCCACCCTAAAGGTCCAGCGGCCCGTCGCGTCCGGGGTGATCTCCGCGCCCCACAGGTCGC from Streptomyces roseochromogenus subsp. oscitans DS 12.976 encodes the following:
- a CDS encoding alpha-1,4-glucan--maltose-1-phosphate maltosyltransferase codes for the protein MRRTPAIGRVPVRDVRPAVECGRRPAKAVAGETIRVTATVFREGHDAVGANVVLRDPKGRRGPWTPMRELSPGSDLWGAEITPDATGRWTFRVEAWSHPLATWWHTAAIKVPAGIDIGVVLEEGAGLYERAAAGVPKGPERSLVLAAAQALGDDSLPVHERMKAALSPEVDALLARHPLRDLVTASDPMPLLVERERALYGSWYEFFPRSEGTAEQPHGTFRTAARRLKPIADMGFDVVYLPPVHPIGTTFRKGRNNTLTAGPDDVGVPWAIGSPEGGHDSVHPGLGTIEDFDFFVGEARALGLEVALDFALQCSPDHPWVHKHPEWFHHRPDGTIAYAENPPKKYQDIYPVAFDADLEGLVAETVRVLRHWMGHGVRIFRVDNPHTKPVVFWERVIAEVNGPDPDVIFLAEAFTRPAMMHTLAQIGFQQSYTYFTWRNSKRELTDYASELAGEAAAYMRPNFFANTPDILHAYLQHGGRPAFEVRAVLAATLSPAWGIYSGYELCENTPLREGSEEYLDSEKYQLRRRDWEAAAREGRTIAPLVTKLNTIRREHPALQRLRNLRFHQTDNDSVLAYSKSTGADTVIVVVNLDPHHTQEATVSLDMPQLGLDWHAALSVHDELTGETYHWGRTNYVRLTPGSAPAHVLHVGRSTPRIGGPAAS